AGGCCTGCTTTTTCCACTACGCCTGCATAGAAGGAACGCTCTGGGTTGTGAGGCTTTCCGGGCGGTGTCTGATGGAGTTGTTTTTATGGCATTTGCGCCAAAAATTCAACCTGGATTATTGCCTGTTGCAGCTTACCCGGACAACTGTCAATTCATGCAGGATGCTTTTTTCCGGCATCGGCTTCCAATATCAGCGCGCGTTGCTCCAGATGCCGAGCGATTGCGCATCGCTAGACGACATCGCCGCTGGCTTGCTCTAAAAATGCCGGAGAAATATGCGTCCTGAATATCAGTAATTCATGCGGGCCGGCCTGAGGAAATACTCCAATCGCAAGCCTCCGAAATCAGTAGCTAGCGGCCAGTTTAAGGTTCAGAATCGTTTCGTCTTCAGTTCATTTCCCCAGATATTCTGGAGTGAGCCGTTGGAGATTTATCGTCGATGAAAAGGAAGGCGTATGGCTAAAGTAACTGGTTTATCCGGGAATGAAATTTTCTGCCTGGCGTTAAAGAATTATTCGGCGGGCGAAATTGTAGTAGGCAACAGCGTCAACTCGATGGGCTTCCTCGGCGGCATAGGCGCCGGCCTGAAAAACATGCTGGGCGGGGAGATCACGCAAGTCACCGCGGCGATCCACGAAGGCCGCGCCAATGCTTTTGAACGCATGAGCAAGGAAGCCATGCAGCAGGGCGCTTCCGGCGTGGCGGGGGTTTCCAGCGAACTGCGCTCGTTCAGCGGCAGCACCGAATTCCTGTTCGTAGGCTCCTGCATCCACTCGCGCGCGCTGTCCGGCCGTTTCTTCACCACTGCCGGCGATGCGCAGGAGCTGTACTGCCATATGGATGCCGGCTATATGCCGATCCAGCACGCATTCGGCAACATCGCCTATTCGATGGGCGTCGGCCGCGGCATCATCGGGTCGCTGAAAACCCTGGTGCGGGGCGAAATCGCCGAATACAGCAATATCTTCAACGCTACCCGCCACAAGGCGCTTGAGCGGCTGGTAGCTCAGGCCAAGGCGGATGGCGCCAATGCCGTGGTCGGCATCCGCACCACCATCCTGCCATGGATGGGCACGCACGAAATGCTGATGGCCGGCACCGCGTCGCGGCATAGCGCGTTGCCCACCAGCGCAGACGGCAATCCGGTCACCAGCGACCTTACCGGTGAAGAGCTGTGGGCCATGACCAGTCTTGGTTATGCGCCGGTCAAGTTGCTGATGTCGACCTCGATCTACTCGCTGGGCGTGGTGGGTGGCTTCATGGCAGCCTTCAAATCCTTCACCAAGGGCGAAATCAGCGACCTCACCACACTGATCCACGACGCCCGCGAAATTGCAATCGAGCGCCTGAAGAACGAAGCCGATGCGCTGGGCGCGGAAGAAGTGGTCGGGGTCAAGACCTATATCGCCGAAATCGGCAACGGCCTGGTGGAATTCATGGCGATCGGCACCGCGGTCAAGAAAATACCTGGCTTCTCGGTCCAGACCGCGGCGCTGCCTGCGCAGGCCATCATCCGCGACAAAGATACCTGGATCGACGGTGATTTCGGCTTCTCGCTGGATCGGGATCGTGGCGCAAATTCCTGACGGGCCCAGCCCCCATATCGTCATAAAAATCCCAAACTTTGCTATGACACTCTGGCTGGAAAATCGCCGGCAGACTCGCGGCGACGGGGAAAACGTAGCACTTAAAAATAAAAGAAAGAAACAAAATGCTGAATCTGATCACAAGCCTGGGCTGGTTGCCTACGGCGCTTATCATTCTTGTAGCGGCGGCCATCTTGCTGGCCATATTTTTTTCGGTGTCGGGCATCATCCGATACATTCCGAACGGCAGGATCGGCGTGGTCGAGAAGCTGTGGAGTTCCAGCGGCTCGGTCAAAGCCGGCTTGCTGGCCCTGCATGGCGAGGCTGGCTTGCAGCCTGACCTGCGGCGCGGCGGCTTCCATTTTTTTGCGCCGTTCCAGTTCCGCGTGCACATCCATCCGATGGTATCGGTCACCCAGGGCCGTATCGGCTATGTCTTTGCGCGCGACGGCATCGACCTGCCTGCCGGGCAGACGCTGGCCGACAACGCCAAGGTGGAAGACTTCCGCGATGTCCGCTCCTTCCTCGAGGGCGGCGGCCAGAAGGGGCCGCAGCGCAAGATCCTGCGCGAAGGCACGCACATCATCAACCCGGCGCTGTTCGTGGTGATGACGGAAGAAGCGACCTATTCGCTGTCGCTGGATGCCCAGGAAAAGGCGTATTACGAGCAGATGCGCGGCGTGCTCGACGAGCGCAGCGGCTTTACGCCGGTGGTGCTGAAGGAAGTGGCCGGCACACATGATTCCGACCAGTTGGCCATCGTCACCGTGCAGGATGGCCCCGGTTTGCCCAAGGATGAGTTGCTGGCGCCGGATGTCGGCGACAGCCACAATTCATTCCAGGAACCGGAGAAATTCCTCGCCGCCGGCGGCCAGCGCGGCCGCCAGGAACGGGTGCTGGTGGAGGGCACGTATTACATCAACCGCTTGTTCGCCACGGTTGAGCTGATCAAGAAGACCATCATCCCGGTCGGCTATGTCGGCGTGGTGGTGTCCTATACCGGGCGCAAGGGTTCCGACTTGTCCGGCAAGGAGTACAGCCATGGCGAGCTGGTCGAAAGCGGTTGCCGCGGCGTCTGGCGCGATCCTTTGATGCCGGGGAAATACGCGTTCAACACTTACGCCGGCAAGATCGAACTGGTGCCGACCACCAATTTCGTGCTGATGTGGAAGTCCGGCGAGAGCGGTTCCAGCTTCGACAGCAACCTGCGCGAGATCACCTTGATCACCAAGGACGCATTTGAGCCGCAATTGCCCTTGTCTGTGGTGGTGCATATCGATTACCGCAAAGCGCCGATGGTGGTGCAGCGCTTCGGCAATGTCGCCCAGCTGGTGGAACAGACGCTAGACCCCATGGTGTCGTCGTATTTCAAGAATGTCTCGCAAACCAAGACCTTCATCGAACTGATCCAGTCGCGCAGCGAATTGCAGGGCAATGCTTCGGCCGACATGAAAGAGCGCTTCCAGGCGTATTCGCTGGAATTCCAGGAGGTCTTGATCGGCACGCCGAAGCCGCAACCGGGCGACACCAAGATCGAAAACATCATGGCGCAGCTGCGTGACCGCCAGATCGCCCGCGAACAGGTGGAAACCTTTGCGCAAAAGCAGATTGCCGCCGACAAGGAACGCGAGCTCAACGAGGCCGAGCAGCGAGCCTCCAAGCAGAAGGAACTGACCGGTTCGCTGGTGGATATCTCGATCAAGGAAAACCAGGGTTCGGCCAACGTCAAGGCGGCTGAAAAGAAGCGCCAGGAAATCGAAGCGTTGGCCCATGCGGAGAAATTCAAGCAGGAAATGGAAGGCTCCGGCCGTGCTTCCGCGATCAGGTCGGTCGGTGAGGCCGAAGCCTCCGCGATCAAGGCCAAGTCAGAAGCGATGCAAGGAGAGGGCGCCGACAAGCAGCTGATGCAAACCGTGATGCTGCGCCTGGCTGAAGCGTTTGAAACTTCCAAGGTGCCGCTGGTGCCGCAGATTCAGATGGGCGGCGGTGGCGATACCAATGCGTTCAATACCTTGCTGTCGCTGATGGGTTCGCTCAAGGCAGGTGAGCTGGCGCAGTCGCTGAAGCAAGAGCAAACGCCACACGTTTAACGCGTACTAGTTCAAATTTGACCTGACAGGAAGTGCCAGGTCAAATCTAGATCGGTCGGTAATGCTATTGGCAGGAACCGGCCAGGAGCCGCCGTTCGCGTTTTGATACCGATGGAGTGCGAAGATGAAATTTGATTGGCATGGTGGGATGATATCGCCCACAACTGAAATCGATTCCGACTACAAGAACACACAAAACGTTCGGCGCTTTCTCTCCAGTCAGTGTGGGACGGATTTCAAATTTGACCGCGAACTGATGGCCTATATACGTAACGGACTCCCGAAGAATATGGGTGATGTAGTGGACGAATGGAAGCGCCGCCGTGGACGTCGGTAACCGGCCATTAGCGGTCCGTGGCGCATGCCGCGAATTTGATGGTGTTATTGCAATTTGCATGGCAACTTACGCAACATTCGACAGGTGGGTACATTTAGGCGAACTACTACAGGAGGGAATATGTCTGAGCGCGACACTAAGCTCCACGGTTGCTGGCGGTTGGTTTCTTGTGATACTGAGCTTCAGGACTCAAAGGAGCGCACTCATCCGTGGGGCGACGCCCCCAATGGGTACCTTATTTTCGGCTCTGATGGGCGAATGATGGTACTAATTACCGCAAAGGCGCGGGAGCCAGGGAATACAGATGAGAAACTGGTGGCACTTTTCCGTACTGTGATGGCCTATACAGGACGGTATCGGATAGATGGGGATAGGTTCATCACAAAAGTTGACACATCTTGGAATGAAGCCTGGAACGGCAGTGAGCAGGAACGATTCTACAAGCTTGATGGAGACACGCTCGTCGTCTTTACGGCCTGGAT
The sequence above is a segment of the Collimonas sp. PA-H2 genome. Coding sequences within it:
- a CDS encoding heavy metal-binding domain-containing protein, giving the protein MAKVTGLSGNEIFCLALKNYSAGEIVVGNSVNSMGFLGGIGAGLKNMLGGEITQVTAAIHEGRANAFERMSKEAMQQGASGVAGVSSELRSFSGSTEFLFVGSCIHSRALSGRFFTTAGDAQELYCHMDAGYMPIQHAFGNIAYSMGVGRGIIGSLKTLVRGEIAEYSNIFNATRHKALERLVAQAKADGANAVVGIRTTILPWMGTHEMLMAGTASRHSALPTSADGNPVTSDLTGEELWAMTSLGYAPVKLLMSTSIYSLGVVGGFMAAFKSFTKGEISDLTTLIHDAREIAIERLKNEADALGAEEVVGVKTYIAEIGNGLVEFMAIGTAVKKIPGFSVQTAALPAQAIIRDKDTWIDGDFGFSLDRDRGANS
- a CDS encoding SPFH domain-containing protein; the encoded protein is MLNLITSLGWLPTALIILVAAAILLAIFFSVSGIIRYIPNGRIGVVEKLWSSSGSVKAGLLALHGEAGLQPDLRRGGFHFFAPFQFRVHIHPMVSVTQGRIGYVFARDGIDLPAGQTLADNAKVEDFRDVRSFLEGGGQKGPQRKILREGTHIINPALFVVMTEEATYSLSLDAQEKAYYEQMRGVLDERSGFTPVVLKEVAGTHDSDQLAIVTVQDGPGLPKDELLAPDVGDSHNSFQEPEKFLAAGGQRGRQERVLVEGTYYINRLFATVELIKKTIIPVGYVGVVVSYTGRKGSDLSGKEYSHGELVESGCRGVWRDPLMPGKYAFNTYAGKIELVPTTNFVLMWKSGESGSSFDSNLREITLITKDAFEPQLPLSVVVHIDYRKAPMVVQRFGNVAQLVEQTLDPMVSSYFKNVSQTKTFIELIQSRSELQGNASADMKERFQAYSLEFQEVLIGTPKPQPGDTKIENIMAQLRDRQIAREQVETFAQKQIAADKERELNEAEQRASKQKELTGSLVDISIKENQGSANVKAAEKKRQEIEALAHAEKFKQEMEGSGRASAIRSVGEAEASAIKAKSEAMQGEGADKQLMQTVMLRLAEAFETSKVPLVPQIQMGGGGDTNAFNTLLSLMGSLKAGELAQSLKQEQTPHV
- a CDS encoding DUF6434 domain-containing protein codes for the protein MKFDWHGGMISPTTEIDSDYKNTQNVRRFLSSQCGTDFKFDRELMAYIRNGLPKNMGDVVDEWKRRRGRR
- a CDS encoding lipocalin-like domain-containing protein, which gives rise to MSERDTKLHGCWRLVSCDTELQDSKERTHPWGDAPNGYLIFGSDGRMMVLITAKAREPGNTDEKLVALFRTVMAYTGRYRIDGDRFITKVDTSWNEAWNGSEQERFYKLDGDTLVVFTAWMPNPLVSGNSIGRAILSFGRE